From the genome of Spinacia oleracea cultivar Varoflay chromosome 2, BTI_SOV_V1, whole genome shotgun sequence, one region includes:
- the LOC110798764 gene encoding leucine-rich repeat receptor protein kinase MSP1-like, producing the protein MILNRMANPSLVLLVLGMLCAATASSDIEIVSSLRKTLIQRKHMIPSWFYPNTPVCNLTGVVCRNSEVVLGLHLPCSTPLDFPIPSSIGELKQLKFLNLSQCGFMGAVPPNVWSLKELQILDLSGNELSGNLPTSVSNLKNLRQLVLDGNSLSGHLPYTIGLLTGLIELSVRDNVFSGKLPPELGKLSKLESLDLSANSFSGALPSSLGDLASLLFFDASSNNFSGPIFAGFGKLRSLEKIDLSLNSISGPIPEDIGKLRNLTSIILADNSISGVIPSSIGNLRALQEFKIQNCRLTGALPNELTELSNLGYLNIGQNSFVGGLPESVGKMTSLRYFLAAYAGLSGSIPGQLGNCKNLKVLDLSFNSFSGPLSDGLAGMESIQDLMLTSNHLSGMIPSWISNWKHIESIMMAYNLFTGSMPPLNLQKLKLLDMNSNMLSGELSSEICNAKSINMLSLSNNKFIGIIENTFRNCTGLNTLILSGNNLSGELPDYLGKLPLSTLVLSKNRFHGKIPDQLWESKSLKAISMGNNLLSGKIHPSLAMVQTLQRLELGDNFFQGTIPASIGRLRNLTNLSLRGNQLTGEIPVDLFNCTNLVSLDLGSNSFTGHIPKSISRLKLLDNLVLSWNNFSGLIPEEICSGFQEVPLPDSEYTQHYGMLDLSHNKFMGPIPASMGQCFIIRELLLHNNEMNGSIPSELFGLPYMRLLNLSTNHLTGPAIPKNFTLKNLQGLILSHNKLTGTIPDDMVSLMPRLTELDISWNFFSGSLPPSVLSIESLFYLDISANSLSGTISCHFASPSSLVHLNASNNQFSGPLCDSLSNLTILSYLDLHSNALTGSIPPSITNLASLTYLDLSGNNFENYVPCNICDIEGLSFINLSANKFLGFVPESCTEQNGPCLASSRPPTKTHVWGAMIGLTAFVLLVLVIYLGKQSKLKHSSKRVELVMTVDRGSNETLSINLGTFGLSLTRFRHSDILSGTDNFSDTQIIGAGGVGTVYKASLPQGQTRRTMAVKRLNRGHFHDDRQFLAELETIGKVQHKNLVPLLGYCVFSKERYLVYEYMENGSLDEWLWNRAPIVEALNWPTRFKICLGAAQGISFLHHGFVPHIIHRDIKSSNILLDHNFEPKVSDFGLARIISDYESHFSTILAGTLGYIPPEYGQSMIATTKGDIYSFGVVMLELVTGRAPTGQADIEGGNLVGWVRLMVANEREDELLDSYVPPMWRHQMLKVISIAQLCTNDSPATRPEMHEVIQLLNEIGELE; encoded by the coding sequence ATGATCTTAAATAGAATGGCGAATCCGAGTCTAGTTCTTTTAGTATTGGGCATGCTCTGTGCTGCCACTGCTTCGAGTGACATAGAGATAGTCTCTTCTCTAAGAAAGACTCTAATCCAAAGAAAACACATGATTCCTAGCTGGTTTTACCCAAACACACCTGTCTGTAACCTAACAGGTGTGGTATGTAGAAACTCGGAAGTCGTTCTTGGGCTTCATCTACCTTGCAGCACGCCGCTAGACTTTCCTATTCCTAGTAGCATAGGAGAGCTTAAACAGCTGAAGTTTCTGAATCTGAGTCAGTGTGGATTCATGGGCGCCGTTCCTCCAAATGTATGGAGTCTTAAGGAGCTTCAGATTCTAGACCTGAGTGGTAATGAACTGTCTGGAAATTTACCTACATCAGTATCAAACCTGAAAAATCTGAGGCAACTAGTACTTGATGGTAATAGCTTGTCTGGTCACTTGCCTTATACAATTGGCCTTCTAACTGGTCTTATCGAGCTTTCAGTTCGTGACAATGTTTTCTCTGGGAAGCTTCCACCGGAACTTGGAAAACTCTCAAAATTGGAGTCTCTAGATCTTAGTGCTAACTCTTTCTCTGGTGCGCTTCCTTCAAGTTTGGGTGACCTTGCTAGCCTCTTGTTCTTTGATGCTAGTAGCAATAACTTTAGTGGTCCAATTTTTGCTGGGTTTGGAAAGCTAAGGAGTCTTGAGAAGATAGATCTCTCTTTAAACTCCATAAGTGGGCCCATACCGGAAGATATCGGGAAACTGAGGAATCTAACTTCAATAATTTTGGCAGATAACAGCATTAGTGGAGTAATTCCATCATCTATTGGCAATCTTAGGGCACTTCAGGAGTTCAAAATCCAGAACTGCAGACTTACAGGTGCCTTACCCAACGAATTGACTGAGCTATCTAACTTGGGTTACCTCAACATTGGACAGAACTCTTTTGTGGGGGGATTGCCAGAAAGTGTAGGGAAAATGACCAGTTTAAGGTACTTTCTAGCTGCATATGCTGGGTTGAGTGGGAGCATCCCTGGACAACTGGGTAACTGCAAGAATCTGAAGGTTTTAGACCTTTCCTTCAACTCATTCTCTGGTCCTTTATCAGATGGTCTTGCTGGTATGGAATCAATTCAAGATCTTATGCTTACTTCCAACCACTTATCAGGCATGATCCCTAGTTGGATTTCCAACTGGAAACACATAGAATCTATAATGATGGCATATAACCTCTTCACAGGGTCTATGCCGCCACTCAATCTGCAGAAGCTCAAGTTGCTCGACATGAATTCTAACATGCTTTCTGGTGAGTTGTCTTCAGAAATATGCAATGCCAAGTCAATAAATATGTTGTCATTGTCAAACAATAAATTCATTGGAATCATTGAGAATACCTTTAGAAACTGTACTGGTTTGAATACTTTGATATTGTCTGGAAACAATCTTTCTGGTGAGTTACCTGATTACTTAGGTAAACTCCCTCTGAGCACCCTGGTATTGTCAAAAAACAGATTTCATGGAAAGATTCCTGATCAGCTGTGGGAGTCAAAGTCTCTTAAGGCGATATCTATGGGGAATAATTTGCTTTCTGGAAAGATTCATCCATCTCTTGCCATGGTTCAGACATTACAGAGACTGGAATTAGGTGATAATTTCTTTCAAGGAACAATCCCGGCTTCCATTGGAAGATTGAGGAACTTAACTAACCTCTCTCTACGTGGAAACCAGTTGACAGGAGAGATCCCTGTGGATCTTTTCAACTGCACAAACCTTGTATCATTGGATCTTGGTTCAAACAGCTTTACCGGTCATATTCCAAAGTCAATTTCAAGGTTGAAATTGCTAGATAATTTGGTATTATCCTGGAATAACTTCTCTGGCCTCATACCTGAAGAGATATGTTCTGGATTCCAAGAGGTGCCCTTGCCAGATTCTGAGTACACTCAGCATTATGGTATGCTTGATCTCTCCCACAATAAGTTCATGGGTCCAATTCCTGCATCAATGGGTCAGTGTTTTATAATCAGGGAACTGTTATTACACAACAATGAGATGAATGGCAGCATTCCTTCTGAATTATTCGGTCTTCCTTACATGAGATTGCTGAATTTGTCTACAAATCATTTAACTGGTCCAGCCATACCTAAAAATTTTACGTTGAAGAATCTGCAGGGCCTTATCCTTTCCCACAATAAGCTTACCGGTACTATTCCTGATGACATGGTCTCTTTAATGCCTCGCTTAACTGAACTGGATATTTCATGGAACTTTTTCAGTGGTTCATTGCCGCCATCTGTGCTCAGCATTGAAAGCTTGTTCTACCTGGATATCAGTGCAAATTCCCTTTCAGGAACAATCTCTTGTCACTTTGCATCTCCCAGTTCGCTTGTTCATCTAAATGCTAGCAACAACCAATTTTCTGGTCCCCTTTGTGACTccctttcaaatctaaccatccTCTCCTATCTTGACCTGCACAGCAATGCTTTGACAGGAAGCATTCCACCCTCTATAACAAACCTAGCTTCCTTGACTTACTTAGATCTTTCTGGTAACAATTTTGAAAATTACGTTCCATGTAACATCTGTGATATTGAAGGCCTCTCCTTCATCAACCTCTCTGCCAACAAATTCTTGGGATTTGTGCCCGAGTCCTGCACTGAGCAAAATGGACCATGCTTAGCCTCTTCCCGTCCACCAACTAAGACCCATGTTTGGGGTGCCATGATTGGGCTCACAGCCTTTGTCCTTCTTGTTCTAGTCATCTACCTGGGTAAACAGTCAAAATTGAAGCACAGCAGTAAAAGGGTTGAGCTAGTAATGACAGTTGACCGGGGCAGTAATGAGACATTAAGCATAAACCTTGGTACATTCGGGCTTTCTCTCACCCGCTTTCGCCATTCAGATATATTATCAGGCACTGACAACTTCAGCGATACACAAATTATCGGTGCTGGTGGAGTCGGTACAGTTTATAAGGCATCCCTTCCACAGGGGCAAACCCGGCGAACGATGGCTGTCAAGCGGCTAAATAGGGGACACTTTCATGATGATCGACAGTTTCTAGCTGAGTTGGAGACTATTGGAAAGGTTCAACACAAAAACCTGGTACCATTACTTGGGTATTGTGTCTTTTCTAAGGAGAGGTATTTAGTGTATGAATACATGGAGAACGGGAGTCTTGATGAGTGGTTGTGGAACCGAGCTCCTATAGTGGAAGCCCTCAATTGGCCTACCCGTTTTAAGATCTGTTTGGGGGCTGCTCAGGGAATTTCCTTTCTGCATCACGGGTTTGTGCCTCACATCATTCACAGGGACATTAAGTCCAGCAACATACTACTGGACCACAACTTTGAACCAAAAGTCTCGGACTTTGGACTGGCCAGAATTATCAGTGATTATGAGAGCCATTTCAGCACTATTCTCGCTGGCACATTAGGTTACATTCCTCCTGAGTATGGACAGTCTATGATTGCGACAACAAAAGGAGATATTTACAGCTTCGGAGTGGTGATGCTGGAGCTGGTGACTGGCAGGGCACCAACTGGGCAGGCTGACATTGAGGGTGGTAATTTGGTGGGTTGGGTGCGTTTGATGGTGGCCAATGAGAGAGAAGATGAGCTGCTTGATTCATATGTTCCACCAATGTGGAGGCATCAGATGTTGAAGGTCATCAGCATAGCTCAACTGTGCACCAATGATAGCCCTGCAACAAGGCCCGAGATGCATGAAGTTATACAGCtcttgaatgagataggagaatTAGAATGA